DNA from Aureimonas sp. AU20:
CGTCAGGCGACGAGGGCGGCGGCGTGCTCGGCCGAGGCGCGGGTGCGCGTCTTGGTGAAGGCGAGCGTGTTCTCGAAAGAGGTGACGCCCGCCTGACTGCCGAGGCCTGTGGCGTTCAGCGCCGAGGTTGCCTGGGCGAAGCGCACCATGCTTTCGGGATCCATGCCGCGCACGAGCCCCGTCGCGATGCCCGCGTTGAACGCGTCGCCACAGCCGCAAGAACAGATCATCTCGATATCGAAGGCCGGCATCAGGAAGCGGTCGCCGTTGGAATGGCGATAATAGGCGCCGTTCTCACCGAGCGTCAGGATGCAGCAGGTCACGCCCTTGTCGAGAAAGAAGCGGGCGACGTCCTCGATCTCCTCGCGGCCAGACAGAACGCGCGCCTCTTCGATCGAGGGCAGGAAATAGTCGGTGTGCGGAAGCAGGCCGACGACATTGCCCAGATCCTTCTCGGTAGCGGCGAAGACGTCCACCGTCGTCAGCGCGCCGCGCCGCTTCGCCTCCTGGAAGAGCCGAGCGGATGGAGCGCCGTCCATCCGGTCCATCAGCCCGACGCCGCCGATATGGATCACCTTGGCGTCGAGCACCTGATCCCACATGTCTTCGGTGATCTCGAAGGCGCCGGTGGCGCCCTTCATATGCAGCGCCGGGCGCGAGCCGTCGGCGCGTGTCAGCACGATGGAAGAGGAGGTGCCGACGCCGGAGAGGCGCTGCATGGTGGACGTGTCGACGCCGAAGTGCCCGAGCCGGTTCAGAACCCAGTCGGCCATGAGATCGTCGCCGACGCCGCCGACCGCCAGGCAGTTCAGCCCGTGCTTGGCGGCCGCGATCACCGCCGCGCCGGCCGCGCCCGACACGGCCATCTCGATTTCCTCGATGAACTGCGTGCCACCGCCAGGCGGGATCGCGCCGACCGGGCGTCCCAGGCAGTCGAACGTGTAGAAGCCGATCGACGTGTAGTCGTAGCGCATGTTCAGGTTCCTCCCATGTCGCGGACCCCTTCCCGATCCGCGCGGTTCGACGGGGCGAGCCGTCAGTTCACCTTGGCGGCCTCGCCGCGGCGGATCGCCTCCACCTCCGCTTTGGCCCTCTCGTTCGCCTCGCCCTTGAGGGCGATGTCGGTGCGCCGGCGCAGGATGTCGTCGGCGGTGCGCACCCGCTCATGGGCCGCGATCCAGGCGATCTCCGCAACGTGGTAGTCCGGCAGGCTGAGCAGGCGGCGCCCGTCCGAGCGGCCGATCGCCTCGGCCACCTGTTTGGCGCGCGTGCCGTAGCGCGACAGAAGCCGCTCACCGGTCTCCGCCGAGGTCCGCGACAGGGCGCCAAGCTCGGCCGCGAGGCGAGCTCGCGCCGCTTCGCTCTTGGGATAGTCGCGCCCGCCGCCGATGGCGAGATCGGCGGTGGAGGCGCGGCGGCGCGTGTGGAGATGGGCGAGGATGCGGTCCGTCGCCTCCTCGGCAAAGCCGCGATAGGTCGTCCACTTTCCGCCGATCAGCGACAGGACGGGCACGTTGGTGCCGGGCAGCTTGTCCTCGGCGATGGAATGGTCGCGGCTGATGGCGCCGGGGTCGCCGACATCGGCATGGGGCAGGGGGCGCACGCCGCAAAAGGAATAGACCATGTCGGCGCGCGACAGCGGAATGGAGGGGAAGACCTCGCGCACGACCGAGAGGAGATAGGTGATCTCCTCGTCGCTCGCCCGCGCCTCGTCGGGATGGCCGACCGGAATGTCGGTGGAGCCGATCAGCACCTTGCCCTTGAAGGGATAGAGGAGGTTCACCCGGCCGTCGGCCGAGCCGAAATAGACCATGCGCCCGCCCAGCGCCTCGAGCAGCGCGGGCTTGTCCACCACGACATGCGAGCCCTTGGTGCCGCCCATGTAGCGGCTGTTGAGGCCGAGCGCGGCGTTCACCTCGTCGATCCAGGCGCCGCCGGCATTCACCACGACATTGCAGGTGATCCAGTGCGCCTCGCCGGTCAGCCTGTCCCGGATTTCCACCACGCCGCCCGCCGCAGAGCAGACGCCCGCATAGGTCCTGGCCTCGCTGCGCGGATTGTCGGCCAGCGCGTCGAGCACCAGTTCCAGCCCGAGACGCTCGGCATGGTCGAGCCGCGCCTCGTAATAAAGGCCGACCGAGGAAATGGCGGGGTCGAGGCCCGGCAGCGCGTGCTGCGCCGCTTGCCGGCCGAGAAAGCGATGCACCGGCATCGCGCGGAAACGGCGGCCGAAATGGTCGTAGAGCGACAGGCCGAGCTTGGTGATGACGGAGCCGCGATCGTTGAGCTTGGCCTTCAGGCCGAGAAAGCGCTTCACGGACGGGACGATGCCGCCGAAGCGCGAGCGCACGGGCAGTGCGGTTTCGAGCGGCGTGACATAGTGCGGCGCGTTGCGCAGGAGAATGTTGCGCTCCTCCGCCGACTGGCGCACCAAGCGGAATTCGCCGGTTTCCAGATATTTCAGCCCGCCATGCATGAGGCGCGAGGAGGCTTCGCTGGCGCCCGAGCAGAAGTCGCCGCGATCCACCAGAAGGCAGTCGACGCCCTGCAGGCAGAGGTCGCGAAACGTGCCGATGCCGTTGATCCCCGCGCCCAGGATCAGGACGGAAAAGTGGCGGCTGGGCAGCATCGCGTCCATCTCAGGAAACGATGGCGACCTTGATCGCGTCGCCGCGCGCCGCCGTGGCGAGCGCCTCGCCGATGGCCGGCAGGGCGAAGCGATGGGTCAGGAAGGGCTTGGTGTCGAGCTGGCCCGAGGCGATGAGGTTCAGCGACTTCTCGAACTGGAGCCGCGTCAGGCCGAAGGAGCCGGTGACGATCAACTCGTTGTAATGGATGGCGTTGACGTCGAGCGGCGCCGTCTCGCCCTTGTTGAAGCCGGCAAAGAGCGAGACGCGCCCGCGCAGCCGGGCAAGGCCCAGCGCATCGTTGGCAAGGCTCGGCACGCCGATGGCGACGATCACCACGTCGGCGCCGATGCCGCCGCTTTCCTGCTTCACGATCGCCTTCAGGTCTTCGCAGGTCGGGTCCACCACGACGTCGGCGCCCGCCCGCAGGGCGGCCTCGCGCCGGCCGGGATTGGGCTCGGAGACGATGATGCGCCGGGCGCCTGAAAGGCGGGCGAGCTTGGCGTGGAGCAGGCCGATCGGGCCCGAGCCCAGGATCGCCACCACGTCGCCGCGCTCGACGCCGACCTTTTCCTGGCCGTTGATGACGCAGGCCAGCGGCTCGGCCAGCGCCGCCTCCTCGAACGAGACGCCGCTCGGCATGGCGAAGACATTGCCGGTCTCGATGGCGCGGCCGGGAATGCGGATATATTCGGCAAAGGCGCCGTCCACCTCGTAGCCGATGGCGGTGAGGTTCTCGCAGACATTCTCCAGCCCGCGCTTGCAATAGGCGCAGTGGCCGCAGGCGATGGCGGGATCGACGCAGACCGCATCGCCCACCCTGAAGCGGCTGGAGCCGCCATTGTCGACGATCTCGCCGGAAAACTCGTGGCCGAGAACCGAGGGGTAGCGCACCCCCATGGTCTTGCGGCCGGAAACGATGCGGATGTCGGTGCCGCAGATCGTGGCCGCGCGCACCTTGAGAACGAGGTCGCCGCGCTCGGGAACGGGGTCGGCCACATCCTCGAACAAGACGTCGTTGGGGGCCCGTAGGAGCGCGGCTTTCATGGCAATCCACCCATGCGAAACGCGCCAGAAGCGCGGATGATCGAAGCGCTAAACCGAATTTTTGTGTTTTGCAAACCAAAAATGTTCAGAATGAAATCGTGGTGCCCAATCTCGCATTGTGTGCAATGCGGCATTCTATAGTTCTAGTCGCAGGCCGGAAATTTAGCCAAACAAGTTACCAATGCGGATTTTTAAATTTTCGACCGTCCTAGAAAGTTGTGAGTCTCGTTGCGATCTCGTCATTCGGTTGTAAGAATCGCACAAAATGAGTTTTCGTTTTACAAATGTGTTGACGATGGCGGGAATTGGCGGCACATCAAGGCGAGACGCCGATCTTGGGAGAGATCCCGCGTCTGGGCGGGGCGATCCGCATCCGCTCGCTTGAGGGCCGGCACGGCCCGTTCCGGGAGGACCATCAATGCGCACATCCATTCTGTCCGCGCTCGCCCTGGGCTGCCTCATGGCCGGCGCGGCCGCGCCCGCCCTGGCCGAAGGGCAGCAGGACCTGATCAAGCCGGTCAGCAAGGAGCTGACCTTCGTCTTCATTCCGAAGGTCATCCATCCCTGGTACGACGTGGTTCGGCAGGGCGGTCAGTACGCCGTGGACGAGTTCGCCAAGAGCGGCATCAAGATCAACATGATCTGGGACCAGCCGCCGCAGGCCGACGTCGCCGACCAGAACCAGCGCATCGAGGCCAATATCGGCCGCCATCCCGACGGGCTCGCCGTCGCCTGCCTCGACCAAGCCACCAATGTCCAATTGCTCGGCGAGGCCAAGCAGGCGGGCGTCAACACGATCACCTTCAACTCCTTCTGCTCGCCCG
Protein-coding regions in this window:
- a CDS encoding carbohydrate kinase family protein translates to MRYDYTSIGFYTFDCLGRPVGAIPPGGGTQFIEEIEMAVSGAAGAAVIAAAKHGLNCLAVGGVGDDLMADWVLNRLGHFGVDTSTMQRLSGVGTSSSIVLTRADGSRPALHMKGATGAFEITEDMWDQVLDAKVIHIGGVGLMDRMDGAPSARLFQEAKRRGALTTVDVFAATEKDLGNVVGLLPHTDYFLPSIEEARVLSGREEIEDVARFFLDKGVTCCILTLGENGAYYRHSNGDRFLMPAFDIEMICSCGCGDAFNAGIATGLVRGMDPESMVRFAQATSALNATGLGSQAGVTSFENTLAFTKTRTRASAEHAAALVA
- a CDS encoding glycerol-3-phosphate dehydrogenase/oxidase — protein: MLPSRHFSVLILGAGINGIGTFRDLCLQGVDCLLVDRGDFCSGASEASSRLMHGGLKYLETGEFRLVRQSAEERNILLRNAPHYVTPLETALPVRSRFGGIVPSVKRFLGLKAKLNDRGSVITKLGLSLYDHFGRRFRAMPVHRFLGRQAAQHALPGLDPAISSVGLYYEARLDHAERLGLELVLDALADNPRSEARTYAGVCSAAGGVVEIRDRLTGEAHWITCNVVVNAGGAWIDEVNAALGLNSRYMGGTKGSHVVVDKPALLEALGGRMVYFGSADGRVNLLYPFKGKVLIGSTDIPVGHPDEARASDEEITYLLSVVREVFPSIPLSRADMVYSFCGVRPLPHADVGDPGAISRDHSIAEDKLPGTNVPVLSLIGGKWTTYRGFAEEATDRILAHLHTRRRASTADLAIGGGRDYPKSEAARARLAAELGALSRTSAETGERLLSRYGTRAKQVAEAIGRSDGRRLLSLPDYHVAEIAWIAAHERVRTADDILRRRTDIALKGEANERAKAEVEAIRRGEAAKVN
- a CDS encoding zinc-dependent dehydrogenase encodes the protein MKAALLRAPNDVLFEDVADPVPERGDLVLKVRAATICGTDIRIVSGRKTMGVRYPSVLGHEFSGEIVDNGGSSRFRVGDAVCVDPAIACGHCAYCKRGLENVCENLTAIGYEVDGAFAEYIRIPGRAIETGNVFAMPSGVSFEEAALAEPLACVINGQEKVGVERGDVVAILGSGPIGLLHAKLARLSGARRIIVSEPNPGRREAALRAGADVVVDPTCEDLKAIVKQESGGIGADVVIVAIGVPSLANDALGLARLRGRVSLFAGFNKGETAPLDVNAIHYNELIVTGSFGLTRLQFEKSLNLIASGQLDTKPFLTHRFALPAIGEALATAARGDAIKVAIVS